The Nitrospira sp. sequence GGCCAGCACATCGTAGACCTTGCCGAAAATCTTCGGCAGATTGACGGCGGTAAATGGCTCGTCCTGTGGACGATAGTGTGGATTCTCCAGAAGCTGCCCGAGGAGTTCCCAGAAGACTTGCGCATCCACTGAGCCCAGCACGCAAACAGATCCACGACGGGCAAGCAGATTCAGGAGAGCGACGGGTCCGGCGATCTCGAACTTCCAAGGAGGGAAAAGAAGGGCGCGATCACCATGTTGAACTTCCAAGGCAGGCTCCTTTCCAAAGCGTGTCTGGTGAAATACGCCCTTGGTCCGCTCCAATTCCTGCCTGATGAGTGCCTGAGAGAGCCGCGTCGGTTCATACGCAAAGGTGGGCGTGGCCGGAGCCCAACAGGTGGCAATGGTATATCGAGGTGCCAACAACTCCTGCTCATCCAGCTGTCCAAGCTCGAACATATTCTGGTTACTGTAGAAGGAGAACGAAAGCCCGGGTTCCTGCTGTAGTCGCCGCAGCCTCTCCGGATTCGCATGGAGCGGTCCACCCAGCCTCGAAAGAGGATCGAGTCGATCCAGGCAATGGAGAATAAACTCTCGGTTCTGCTGCATAAGCGCCGGCCCATAGAGATCAACCAGTTCTTCAGCGAACGAGAGATCACCGGCTCCGATATCCAACAGAGAAGCCACGTCTGCGCGATGAAGGAGGTCGAATGGATTCTTCAGATTGCGGATCGCTTCTTCGATCTCTGCATTTGATAGGCGAGTCTGCGGCCATCTTGCTCCCGGTTCCGGAACGAGTTCAAAAAAGACACTGAGCGACCGTAGCGCTTTGGCCGGGGGGAAACCGGTCACGGATCTCAGACCCTCTCCGTCGAGGTCCTGAACGGATTGTGCCGATTGCGATTCGAAAAGACGCAGCAGGGATTTCTTCACTAAAACCGGAAGGTCTCTTTCCCGAATGGTCTGGTGAAGCCGGAGAAGGGTGGAAGGAAGAGTGGTCCTTTCAATCAGCTGCTTTGATGCGTCCCATTGTCTTGGAGACCGGCGGGCGCGATGGCTCACGACACGGCGGAATTCAGCGAGCGGGTCGGGATTCATCGGAGAGTGATCGGCTTTGTGTATCAGGGATTCAACGAGACTACATCAAGAGCATAGTAGCGTTCAAACAATAGCGTCAAGTCCGCTTGTTCACGCTCAATCGGTGTGGTAGGACTGAATCCATGGGAACACAGTTCGGATTTGCTGCCTCTGGAAAGTGGAAGTCGGCCGTCATGCTGGGCCTGCTGGCCTGCCTTCTGACGTTCACGGCCAGTTGCGCGGTTGAGCGCCATAGCAACCCTGGCTCCAGTGATGGTGGATGGCAGCCCTGGCAAATTCTCGAGACCCAAACCGGTCGCACCCTTCCTTTTTCGGAGTGGATCAAGGACTTGGAGCGTCACGACATTGTGTATCTGGGGGAGGAGCATCACAACCCGTCCCATATCCAAGCCGCACTGAAAGTATTGGACCAACTGGTCGCCGACGGCATCGACCCGACGATCGGCATGGAGATGTTCGGCTGGGACGGCCAACAAGCACTGGACGGCTACATATCGACGACTCAGCCGGTTACGAACGAGTTTTTGGAACAGGTGCGCTGGAAACAAAACTGGGGTGGAGCGTTTGAAGACTATGCCCCGCTCGTCACGTTTGCTCGCGACCATCGGATATCTGTCCGAGCGATGAACCCTCCCAAACCGTTGGTTCGTCGCGTCGTCAAACTAGGGCTTGACCAGGCCAAACAAGAGCCGGAATGGGCCGACTGGGAAATACTTCAAGAAGATATCGTTGACGATCCTGCTTACCGGGAAAGGATTGTCGACCAGCTGAGGCGGTGCCATGGAGGAACCGAGGAGCACTACCGAACGATGTACGAAGCATCGATGGTTCGTGATGAGGGCATGGCCAAGACGCTGGCTATCAGGCAGGAAGAACTCCGACGTGCCGGCGGTGTCCGCCACATCATCGTAAGTTATACCGGAGGAGGCCATGTCCAGTACAACCTCCCCGTGCCGAAGCGGGTTGCCAGGCGTCTCGGAGGTGCTGTCAAACAGGTAACCGTCTATATGGTTTCGTTTGACGCAAGCCGAACGGATGACGTACGCGCGCTCTTGCGGGAACCCATTGCAGATTACATCTGGCTGACGCCTATGGGTAAGCGACAGCCTTCCCAACCCTGCCGGTAGGTCCGTCTCACCGTGCGTTCCACCGCGCCACCATCCAAGAGCAACTCAAAATTGATCAGCGCTTGACAGGATTTCGTTCGCTCGTCACACTGATAGAATCATTCTCATAATTCGGCGTCTTAGAGACTCGGGTGTCGAAGATGCGAAATAAGATTCCTTGCAGCGCGGAGCGGCTCGGGTTGCTAGACCCCCAGATGATCAAGGCCGTGAGCGAAGCTTCCGCCTATCAAATCGGTCAACAATACCTGACCGAGAATCGGGTTCGTATTGTGGAAGCCGACGACTCCCAGATCACTTCGGCCGTCATCGGCAACTCGGGTTTGTACGAGCAAACCATCCGGCTGAAAGACGGTCATCTCATCTCGAAATGTTCCTGCACGGCTGCTGAAGAGCCCATGTGCCGACATTGCATCGCGGTCCTGCTGGAATACCATCGGTGGGCCCAACCTCGGCAAGCGCGCAAACCGGGGTCTCCAAAAGAATCGAAACCGCTACCGCAGGTCGATTCTCCGACGAATGGAAAGGCGCCCACCATGCAAGCGCCTGCAGTCGACGTTAAGCTCAACGAAATCATGCAACTTATGGAGTGGTTGCAGTCGGCGACGAAAGCGATCGGGAAGCAAGAGGTGCTTCCCGAACCTCCCAAACTCGGCCCCGGAGAAATCTCGACATGGATCCGAGCCATTATAAATCTTGAGGAACGATGCCGCGAAAGTGAAGACGCTTTTGGTCAGCTGGAAGCCGATTTGCACGGTCATCATGCGCACGTGGGACGCCTGACTCAACAACTCCAAACTGCAACGGCGCAGATAGACACCACACGGATGACGGTACAAGAGCTTCAACGCCAAATCGCAACATATAAAGAGACGCTCACCAGAGTCGGTGAGTTGACGGCCGAGGTGGTCCGCTATGATGAACAGATGCAAGCGGCTGCTCGCGACATGCTTCAGAAGGGTTCTCAGTTCGATAAGCTCGCCGGTTCTTTCAAGGAAGTCGCGGAAGCACTCAGAGCAGCGGTCAAGAATCCCCCTCTATAATAGCTATTTCCCCCATCATTTACGCGCCTACTTCCGCTTCTAATGCCTCTTGCGCCTTCCAATTGAGGTCCAGTAAAATACGCCCTTCTTTTGCTTGTCCGATTTGGAGGGAGACGGAGATGAAACAGCTACTTTCAGGTATGGGTCTGATAACCGGTGTTCTGCTAAGCCACGCGTTGCCGGCGATGGCCAACGCCCCAGAGGGAGGAGGGGCTCCGGACTATAGCGGAATCACCGGTCTGTACTATTTTTTGATCGGAGTGATCCTCGTCTACGGCGTCTATGATACCTTTTTCAAGAAGTCGTAACGAGTCACGTCCTCTTGTTCAACTGCAGGTCCTCTTGTTTCACTTCTCGCAAGTTCCGAGGGGAACGTCACGCACTCAACTCCGCCCGTGAGCGAGTCATGATTTCTGTCTTCGCTCATTCAGCACGGGTCTGAGTACGTTCACCACCTGCTCAACGATAATCTCGTAACCTTCCTTTGTCGGGTGAATGCCGTCCGCCTGGTTCAGTGACGACGACCCGCCAACCCCCTGAAGAAAGAATGGAATCAAGGGAAGGTGATATTCGTGGGCAATCGCCGGGAAGACGGCTTCGAAGCTCGCGGTGTAATCCTGTCCGTAATTCGGCGGTAGTTTCATGCCGGCCAAGACGACGGTCGTGCCGGCCTCCAGCAGGCGTTGAACGATCTGGCGGAGATTGTTCTTGGTTTGATCGACGCTGAGCCCCCGGAGTCCATCGTTCGCCCCCAATTCGACAATCACCAGTTCAGGCTTGTTGTTGAGAATCCACGGCACGCGGCGCAATCCACCGGCCGTGGTGTCGCCGCTGACACCGGCATTGATCACCCGGTACTGATAGTTCAGGTGATCCAGCCTGCGCTGGAGTTGGGCGGGGTAGGACTCATCGGCTTGTACCCCGAGTCCGGCGGTGAGACTGTCTCCAAAGGCCACGATGCGGGGCCTGGTGTCCGAGGTTGAGGAGGAGACGCCTTCGGTCGTGGACGTCCAGAGAAGCATGATGAACACCGGCAAGAGTATATGGTGAAATCGCTTGGCTCGTAACATGATCCCACACAACAGTCGCTCACTTCTTCGGTACAGTATAATATCATTCTCTATGGTCTCGTTCTGAGGCAAAAAGGATTCTCAATGATCAACGTGAAACAGATTTCGATGGTCTTAACCGCGGCGGGGCGTTCTGTCACCATCCTCGACCGCATCTCGTTTGAAATTCCGGCCAAACAGACCGTGGCCATCGTGGGACCTTCAGGGAGTGGAAAGTCGACATTACTCGGTTTGATGGCCGGCCTGGATCGGCCGACCACCGGAGCGATCGAGCTGGATGGAACC is a genomic window containing:
- a CDS encoding ChaN family lipoprotein; translated protein: MGTQFGFAASGKWKSAVMLGLLACLLTFTASCAVERHSNPGSSDGGWQPWQILETQTGRTLPFSEWIKDLERHDIVYLGEEHHNPSHIQAALKVLDQLVADGIDPTIGMEMFGWDGQQALDGYISTTQPVTNEFLEQVRWKQNWGGAFEDYAPLVTFARDHRISVRAMNPPKPLVRRVVKLGLDQAKQEPEWADWEILQEDIVDDPAYRERIVDQLRRCHGGTEEHYRTMYEASMVRDEGMAKTLAIRQEELRRAGGVRHIIVSYTGGGHVQYNLPVPKRVARRLGGAVKQVTVYMVSFDASRTDDVRALLREPIADYIWLTPMGKRQPSQPCR
- a CDS encoding arylesterase → MLRAKRFHHILLPVFIMLLWTSTTEGVSSSTSDTRPRIVAFGDSLTAGLGVQADESYPAQLQRRLDHLNYQYRVINAGVSGDTTAGGLRRVPWILNNKPELVIVELGANDGLRGLSVDQTKNNLRQIVQRLLEAGTTVVLAGMKLPPNYGQDYTASFEAVFPAIAHEYHLPLIPFFLQGVGGSSSLNQADGIHPTKEGYEIIVEQVVNVLRPVLNERRQKS